A portion of the Pomacea canaliculata isolate SZHN2017 linkage group LG13, ASM307304v1, whole genome shotgun sequence genome contains these proteins:
- the LOC112553541 gene encoding dual specificity mitogen-activated protein kinase kinase 5-like, with the protein MSDPPFTIRIHTENNQDMDWMVQPEEVTFRQTVEVISQVMPHATVTAFEYEDEDGDHITVRSDEEMRDMFAAYFRELSEEDRARGLLPPLIIFPKMGKTPQNRNIHGLKIKTNASSQAGQPVSTETTGTTGLQTILQCGNINETQLQRLEPVGSGNGGHVYRALHRPSGRIMAVKEIQLNISHAVQRQIICELEILYKCNSRAIIAFYGAFFTENRISICTEYMDGSSLDKYMPIPEAVLGRIAACIVEGLLYMWNLKIMHRDVKPSNVLVNTSGEVKLCDFGVSVQLVKSIATTFIGTNVYMAPERLQGKDYGKSAEIWSLGVTLFELASGILPFKSINPDIKPFQLMQCIIEESTLVLPVDQFSPDFIHFVSQCMQKDPDKRLTIPDIMNHEFLRRHGDDTAVVISQWVRSRIQDMK; encoded by the exons gaggtAATATCACAAGTTATGCCTCATGCCACGGTCACAGCTTTTGAAT atgaagatgaagatgggGACCATATAACAGTGAGAAGCGATGAAGAAATGAGAGACATGTTCGCAGCA TATTTCAGAGAACTCAGTGAAGAGGACAGAGCTCGAGGGTTACTGCCACCACTTATCATTTTCCCCAAAA TGGGCAAAACaccacaaaacagaaacatccATGGTCTCAAG ATTAAAACAAATGCAAGTTCACAGGCAGGACAACCTGTATCGACAGAAACAACAGGAACTACTGGTCTTCAGACAATACTTCAATGTGGAAACATCAATGAGACACAGCTACAACGCCTAGAGCCCGTGGGATCAGGGAACGGGGGACATGTTTATAG AGCACTGCACAGGCCATCAGGCAGGATTATGGCTGTTAAG GAAATACAGCTGAACATATCACATGCAGTGCAGAGGCAGATCATATGTGAGCTTGAGATTTTGTACAAG TGCAACTCAAGAGCCATCATTGCATTCTATGGTGCCTTCTTCACAGAGAATCGCATATCTATTTGTACAGAATATATGGATG GCAGTTCACTGGACAAGTACATGCCTATTCCTGAAGCTGTGCTTGGGAGGATTGCAGCCTGTATTGTTGAAGGTCTTCTGTACATGTGGAACCTCAAAATTATGCATCGTG ATGTGAAGCCCTCTAATGTGCTGGTGAACACAAGTGGTGAAGTCAAGCTCTGTGACTTTGGTGTCAGTGTACAG TTAGTGAAGTCCATTGCAACAACTTTCATTGGGACCAATGTTTACATGgct CCAGAAAGGTTACAGGGCAAAGATTATGGAAAATCAGCAGAAATCTGGAGCTTAGGTGTCACTTTGTTTGAG ctaGCAAGTGGAATCTTACCATTTAAATCA ATAAATCCAGATATAAAG CCCTTTCAACTTATGCAGTGCATCATTGAAGAG AGTACACTTGTGTTACCAGTGGATCAGTTTTCTCCAGATTTTATCCACTTTGTTAGCCAGTG TATGCAGAAAGATCCTGATAAACGTCTGACGATCCCAGACATAATG AACCATGAATTCTTGCGGCGGCACGGTGATGATACTGCTGTCGTTATCAGTCAGTGGGTGCGATCTCGAATACAGGACATGAAATAG